The Photobacterium sp. TY1-4 DNA window TGCATAAACGAGACGATTAGATTCGTCTATACGTCGAGACCAAAATCCTGATAAATTTTCTTTCAAGGCTTCGGGCTTACCAATTCCTTCAAAAGGTGAACGTTTTGTATCTACGATTAATTTGTTAATGCGCTTGAGCGTTTTCTTATCCTGACTTTGCCAATATAAGTAATCATCCCAAGCGGCATCAGTCCAAGCGGCATCAGTCCAAGCCAACATTCTACTCATCGATGATATCTCGTTCAGTTACCTTACCCGCTTTATACTGTTCAATTGATTTGTTTATGTGAGCAGCATTTGCTGGTGATTTTAGTAGATGAACGGTCTCCATAAGGCTGTTGTAGTAATCCATTGACATCACAACAGCGTCTTCAGAGTCTCGGCGCGTGATAACTGTGCAATCTGCATCATTAACAACGCCATCTAGCACAGATTTCAAACCATTCCGTGCTTCAGTAAAAGAAACAATACGCATAATTAACCTCAAATTAAGTTGTACACGTTATTGCACAAGTGTAACCCAACATTCAGACTTGTACACGATAACGCACATAACGAATGACATGGACTCCCCTCATCAGACTTGCCACACTTGGCAAGTCTGAAATCATAATCACCGGAGCCCTCCTATCATAATCTGCTAAGGTATTGATTTAAAAAACATAGTGTCAGTATCCAGGTGATGATCACCAAGGCAAGATCCTGTTCCACAAAACAATATTCCGATCTAAAGTTCTCTCGACGTTTGCCAATATCCCGCCAGCAATTATCGGGATGGAAGCCTGCGGTGCCTCTCATTACTGGGCCCGAGAGCTGACTAAACTCGGTCATACGCCAAAGATCATGGCATCAAAATATGTGGCGCCTTTCAGAGCGGGTGCCAAAAACGATCTCAATGACGCCGTCGCGATTTGTGTAGCTGTCACCCGCAGTGCCAACAACGCATGACCGAACTCAGGCGGTAACCCATTGAAGTGAAAAACAGCGTGATCACTTCCAGGCTGCGCTCGACCTGAAGAAAGCCGAGGGCGCGACGCACACCAACCCCCAATAGAGCAATTGACTTAATAAGGCTGTCCGGGCTTGTCCAACACCCGGATAGAAGTGTCGGCTGCGCGACACGTATCCTTATTTGTTAAGCCTTTTCACATGCGTCAATGGATGAGTTCAACAATTCATCAAAATCTTTTAGCTCAAACTTAATCATATGATCTACATCATCATAGAGCACCTTAAACGATGTCAGGTAATTAATATCCCTTTTATTATGGAACCCATTGAATAAAATTGATTTCATCATTACAT harbors:
- a CDS encoding Txe/YoeB family addiction module toxin, producing MSRMLAWTDAAWTDAAWDDYLYWQSQDKKTLKRINKLIVDTKRSPFEGIGKPEALKENLSGFWSRRIDESNRLVYAVDNIHITIISCRYHYEA
- a CDS encoding type II toxin-antitoxin system Phd/YefM family antitoxin: MRIVSFTEARNGLKSVLDGVVNDADCTVITRRDSEDAVVMSMDYYNSLMETVHLLKSPANAAHINKSIEQYKAGKVTERDIIDE